The genome window CGCTACAGGTATTTACGATGGATGGTATTAGAATTAGTGTGGGGTTAAAAATAACAGTGCATTTTTTTGATCAATTTCAAATTTGAAATGCTGTAAGAAATTCATTCCTAGTAGACCATCAGCTTTGTCTAAACCTTCTAAGTCCATTACGACAACTTCAAAGTCATATAGTGCTCTACCTGCTAGCCAAAACTCCTCAATAACAACTGAAAATGCTGTTTCATTGCCTCCGGCAGTGCTTATGTTTAAACGACGATTGGTTTTTATCAAATCGGTGCTTAATAATTGTTTATAAAAGGCTGTGGAAATCACTGTTAAAGATGCTCCTGTATCAATCATTAGGTGTGACAGATGCTGTTTATTTAATGTTGCTTCAACAATAAAGTGTTGGCCTTTTCGGACTAATTTTATCCCTTCTTCGGCTAATACAATTGAATCTATTAATGTATTTAAGGCGTTAATTTGGCTAATATAATCTTCTTGGTATTTAATATTATCCAAATAATTCATTGCCGCTTGAATCTCATTTAGGTGTATATAGGCTTCGGCTAATACGAGTTGATAAGGGGGATAATTAGTTTCGTTGGCAAGCACTGGCTTAGAAAAGTTAACGATACTTTGCCATGCTTTTTGACGTTTTAAAGCGTTAGTGTGTTGCCGAAAAAGTTGATGGGCTCGTTGATGCCACATTTCTTCTTTTTCTAAGTTAAACGCATTTGCGATCAAATCATAATAAATATCTATAGCAGCACTAGGTTTATTAACCGCAACCAGCCATTCTATTTTAATTTCTAACCATTGTTCGTCAAAAGGGAAACGCGCCAAATAAGCTCGTAAAAAGCTACTTAATAAACTAAATTTACGGCTTGCTAGCCATTGATTACCTGCACTAAGCCATTGTTCAGTAATTAAGTGGCTGCTTGCTGGATTAATTGCTGCAATTTGTTCGAGGTGATCAATAGCTGCGATAAACTGGTTGGCATAAAATAATTGTTCTGCCTTTGCAATTAACAAGTTGATTTCAGCTGTTTTGTCATTTGCAACCATGGCAGGACTTAAGGCTTGCTTTAATGCATCGTTATTCGAGATGCTATTGTTAAATGGCGGATCTGACAAACCTTTGTTTGCCTGAGTTAAGTTGTTGCGAGTGAATTCAACATTATTATGATTATTTTCCTTGTGCTCATTTATGCTCTGTAATAAATAAATATTAGTACCAATAGATACGGTCAGTAATATGCTAAGTAAAACAACTAGTTTGACGTTCAAAATTTACCCTTTTTACATAAACCCATAAATTTGCAGTACCTAATTCAACATTATGAATTTGGCAGTGTTTTTTTTCTATATTCCCTATAGTAAAGTGTAACGAATGCTTAGCAAGTTTTTCATCTTTATTTTTCTAATGACAAATGAATTATTGATAAAAAGGACATTAAAACCAATCTGCATAAGAAATGGTATAAGTTAAAATATGGTTCAAATGAAGAATAAAAGAAAGGTTACTCTTTACTCAACTGAGTTTGGCTATAAAGCTGTATTTAATGCAATGGCCAGCCCATGCGAAGTACTTATAAACTCAACCGACAAATATATCGCCAAGAAAGTTGCTCATGCTGTCGCTACTGAAGCTTGGCGAATTGAAGATAAATATTCTCGTTATCTAGACACAAGCGTTTGCTCTAAAATAAATGCAAGTAATGGTGATGTGGTTGCAATCGACGGAGAAACTTTAAAACTGCTCGAATTTGCGAAACAATGTTACAACATCAGTAATGGCTTATTTGATATTACCTCCGGCGTGTTGCGCAATGCTTGGAAGTTTGATGGTAGTGTGAATGTTCCTGAAAAAAATCAAATAGCAC of Thalassotalea fonticola contains these proteins:
- a CDS encoding retropepsin-like aspartic protease family protein, whose translation is MNVKLVVLLSILLTVSIGTNIYLLQSINEHKENNHNNVEFTRNNLTQANKGLSDPPFNNSISNNDALKQALSPAMVANDKTAEINLLIAKAEQLFYANQFIAAIDHLEQIAAINPASSHLITEQWLSAGNQWLASRKFSLLSSFLRAYLARFPFDEQWLEIKIEWLVAVNKPSAAIDIYYDLIANAFNLEKEEMWHQRAHQLFRQHTNALKRQKAWQSIVNFSKPVLANETNYPPYQLVLAEAYIHLNEIQAAMNYLDNIKYQEDYISQINALNTLIDSIVLAEEGIKLVRKGQHFIVEATLNKQHLSHLMIDTGASLTVISTAFYKQLLSTDLIKTNRRLNISTAGGNETAFSVVIEEFWLAGRALYDFEVVVMDLEGLDKADGLLGMNFLQHFKFEIDQKNALLFLTPH